From the genome of Streptomyces sp. V1I1, one region includes:
- a CDS encoding sigma-70 family RNA polymerase sigma factor produces the protein MTTTLDQQTGATATAPRTDERVLAELQREHGRALFRLLLGLTYGDRQRAEDLVQETLVRAWKHPEAMETDHESMRPWLFTVGRRLAIDARRARQARPAEVAAESLEQSPVADDHTESSSTALDVRDAVRMLSREHREVLVQIYFRGLSVAEASEALGIPAGTVKSRTYYALRALRKVLPGYGALTA, from the coding sequence GTGACAACCACCCTGGACCAGCAGACCGGCGCCACCGCGACCGCGCCCCGTACCGACGAGCGGGTGCTCGCCGAGTTGCAGCGCGAGCACGGCAGGGCCCTCTTCCGCCTCCTCCTCGGGCTCACCTACGGGGACCGGCAGCGGGCGGAGGATCTGGTGCAGGAGACCTTGGTGCGTGCCTGGAAGCACCCCGAGGCGATGGAGACCGACCACGAGTCGATGCGCCCCTGGCTGTTCACCGTGGGCCGCCGGCTCGCGATCGACGCGCGCCGGGCCCGGCAGGCCCGCCCGGCCGAGGTGGCCGCCGAGAGCCTGGAGCAGTCCCCCGTGGCCGACGACCACACCGAGTCGTCGTCGACCGCGCTCGATGTGCGCGACGCCGTCAGGATGCTGAGCAGGGAGCACCGCGAGGTGCTGGTGCAGATCTACTTCCGGGGGCTGTCGGTGGCCGAGGCCTCCGAGGCGCTCGGCATCCCCGCGGGCACGGTCAAGTCCCGTACGTATTACGCGCTGCGCGCCCTGCGCAAGGTGCTGCCCGGCTATGGCGCGCTGACCGCCTGA
- the lysX gene encoding bifunctional lysylphosphatidylglycerol synthetase/lysine--tRNA ligase LysX, translating to MSVTVQEPTPARGSLLSRVPGAFAMFFGALGVFCVVLSLIPPLRHVLRPVALFLDRVTVPVSANLAYAAFLLLLAAAIGARKKAAWWLVVGYLTLLLITDVLVLIFDKDWAWIPSLVLCAIALAVLVMARGEFYAETRRGALRRALLVLVLGLAAGILVGWGLVEAFPGGLPQGQRLLWAANRVLGGLVSGDEFDGRPPRPLFFLLGLFGAIALLSAAATLFRSQRMEAALHGDEEPRIRALLGAYGSQDSLGYFATRRDKAVVFSPNGKGAVTYRVEAGVCLASGDPVGDRAAWTPAIEAWLDVARRYAWAPAVMGASEEGAKVFARSGLGAIQLGDEAILQVGRFDLNGRDMRVTRQAVNRVQRTGATTRIRRHSALSDEEMQRIVDKADAWRDTETERGFSMALDRLGDPADGDCLLVEALDGDGNLMALLSFVPWGRDGISLDLMRRDRTAPNGVMEFMVAELCAHVHRVGIRRISLNFAVFRSAFEEGARIGAGPVLRIWRKLLLFFSKWWQLEALYRSNVKYQPEWYPRFLCYGDAGSLARVGLASGIAEGFVSVPSLHKFWGKGKGKGRPKGVVTPVTTEGLPSIDSLGLVGPDSPDSAGEQRLPEQVRIRHRKLDRLRANGTDPYPVGIAQRTDTLAEIRAATPAPEPGTRTGRKATVAGRVMAVRDLGGVVFAVLRDWSGDLQLALTREDCGEGVLNDFTSVVDLGDHITADGEIGASDKGELSVFVTGWQLTGKCLRPLPDKRHGLADPEARVRRRYLDLVASPEARDVVRHRSTAVQALRQGLLDRGYLEVETPMLQQIHGGANARPFTTHINAYDLDLYLRIAPELYLKRLCVGGLEKVFEMGRTFRNEGVSYKHNPEFTMLEAYQAFADYDVMLDLTRELIQGAATAAFGAPIAHKAGPDGRLVAHDISGPWPVKTLYGAVSEALGEEVDADTDEAVLRRLCDRAGVPHIPDDTRGDVVLEMYERLVEERTKMPTFYKDFPTDVSPLTRQHRRDPRLAERWDLVAFGTELGTAYSELTDPVEQRRRLTAQSLLAAGGDPEAMEIDEDFLDALEYAMPPTGGLGIGVDRLVMFLTGLTIRETLPFPLVRRS from the coding sequence ATGAGTGTCACCGTGCAGGAGCCGACTCCCGCCCGTGGCAGCTTGCTGAGCAGGGTGCCCGGCGCATTCGCGATGTTCTTCGGCGCACTCGGCGTGTTCTGCGTCGTCCTCTCACTCATCCCTCCGCTGCGGCATGTGCTGCGACCGGTCGCCCTCTTCCTGGACCGGGTCACCGTCCCCGTCAGCGCGAACCTCGCCTACGCCGCGTTCCTGCTGCTGCTCGCCGCGGCCATCGGCGCCCGCAAGAAGGCCGCCTGGTGGCTGGTCGTCGGCTATCTGACCCTGCTGCTGATCACCGACGTACTGGTGCTGATCTTCGACAAGGACTGGGCCTGGATCCCCAGTCTGGTGCTGTGCGCGATCGCCCTGGCGGTGCTCGTCATGGCCCGCGGGGAGTTCTACGCCGAGACCCGGCGCGGGGCCCTGCGGCGCGCGCTCCTCGTCCTGGTCCTCGGGCTCGCCGCCGGAATCCTTGTCGGCTGGGGCCTTGTCGAGGCGTTCCCGGGCGGGCTGCCCCAGGGCCAGCGGCTGCTGTGGGCCGCCAACCGGGTGCTCGGCGGACTTGTCTCGGGCGACGAGTTCGACGGCCGCCCGCCGCGACCGCTCTTCTTCCTGCTCGGCCTCTTCGGTGCGATCGCCCTGCTCAGCGCCGCTGCGACGCTGTTTCGCTCGCAGCGCATGGAAGCCGCCCTGCACGGTGACGAGGAGCCCCGCATCCGTGCCCTGCTCGGCGCCTACGGCTCCCAGGACTCGCTCGGCTACTTCGCCACCCGCCGCGACAAGGCCGTCGTCTTCTCACCCAACGGCAAGGGCGCCGTCACCTACCGCGTCGAGGCAGGCGTCTGCCTCGCCAGCGGCGATCCGGTCGGCGACCGGGCGGCATGGACCCCCGCCATCGAGGCCTGGCTGGACGTCGCCAGACGCTACGCCTGGGCCCCCGCCGTCATGGGCGCGTCCGAGGAGGGCGCCAAGGTCTTCGCCCGCTCCGGGCTCGGTGCGATCCAGCTCGGCGACGAGGCGATCCTGCAGGTCGGCCGCTTCGACCTGAACGGCCGTGACATGCGGGTCACCCGGCAGGCCGTGAACCGTGTGCAGCGAACCGGCGCCACCACCCGGATCCGCCGTCACTCCGCCCTGAGTGACGAGGAGATGCAGCGCATCGTCGACAAGGCCGACGCCTGGCGGGACACCGAGACCGAACGCGGCTTCTCCATGGCGCTCGACCGCCTCGGTGACCCGGCCGACGGCGACTGCCTGCTCGTCGAGGCGCTCGACGGGGACGGCAATCTGATGGCCCTGCTCTCCTTCGTGCCATGGGGCAGGGACGGCATCTCGCTCGACCTGATGCGCCGTGACCGCACCGCGCCCAACGGCGTCATGGAGTTCATGGTCGCCGAGCTGTGCGCCCATGTGCACCGAGTCGGCATCCGCCGGATCTCCCTCAACTTCGCCGTCTTCCGCTCCGCCTTCGAGGAGGGCGCCCGCATCGGCGCGGGCCCCGTCCTGCGGATCTGGCGCAAGCTGCTCCTCTTCTTCTCCAAGTGGTGGCAGCTGGAAGCCCTGTACCGCTCCAACGTCAAGTACCAGCCCGAGTGGTATCCGCGCTTCCTCTGCTACGGCGACGCCGGCTCCCTCGCCCGAGTGGGCCTTGCCTCCGGGATCGCCGAGGGCTTCGTCTCCGTACCGAGCCTGCACAAGTTCTGGGGAAAGGGAAAGGGAAAGGGACGGCCGAAGGGAGTGGTCACCCCCGTCACCACCGAGGGGCTGCCGTCCATCGACTCGCTCGGCCTGGTGGGTCCGGACTCGCCCGACTCGGCAGGGGAGCAGCGGCTGCCCGAGCAGGTGCGGATCCGCCACCGCAAGCTGGATCGACTGCGCGCCAACGGCACCGACCCCTATCCGGTCGGCATCGCCCAGCGGACCGACACCCTCGCTGAGATCCGGGCCGCGACCCCCGCGCCCGAACCCGGCACCCGCACCGGCCGCAAGGCCACCGTGGCCGGGCGCGTGATGGCCGTTCGCGACCTCGGCGGCGTCGTCTTCGCCGTACTGCGCGACTGGTCCGGCGACCTCCAGCTCGCCCTCACCCGCGAGGACTGCGGAGAGGGCGTACTGAACGACTTCACCTCCGTCGTCGACCTCGGCGACCACATCACCGCCGACGGCGAGATCGGCGCCAGCGACAAGGGCGAGCTCTCCGTCTTCGTCACCGGGTGGCAGCTGACCGGCAAATGCCTGCGCCCGCTGCCCGACAAGCGGCACGGCCTGGCCGACCCCGAGGCCCGGGTCCGCCGCCGCTATCTCGACCTGGTGGCGAGCCCCGAGGCCCGTGATGTCGTACGCCACCGATCCACCGCCGTCCAGGCGCTGCGCCAGGGCCTGCTGGACCGCGGCTATCTCGAGGTCGAGACGCCGATGCTCCAGCAGATCCACGGCGGGGCCAACGCCCGCCCCTTCACGACGCACATCAACGCCTACGACCTCGACCTGTATCTGCGCATCGCACCCGAGCTGTATCTGAAGCGGCTGTGCGTGGGCGGTCTGGAGAAGGTCTTCGAGATGGGCCGCACCTTCCGCAACGAGGGCGTCTCCTACAAGCACAACCCCGAGTTCACGATGCTGGAGGCCTATCAGGCCTTCGCCGACTACGACGTGATGCTCGATCTGACCCGTGAGCTGATCCAGGGCGCGGCCACCGCGGCCTTCGGCGCCCCGATCGCGCACAAGGCCGGCCCGGACGGCAGACTCGTCGCCCACGACATCTCAGGCCCCTGGCCGGTCAAGACGCTGTACGGAGCGGTGTCCGAGGCGCTCGGCGAGGAGGTCGACGCCGACACCGACGAGGCCGTGCTGCGCCGACTGTGCGACCGGGCAGGCGTCCCGCACATCCCGGACGACACCCGCGGCGATGTGGTGCTCGAAATGTACGAGCGCCTCGTCGAGGAGCGGACCAAGATGCCCACCTTCTACAAGGACTTCCCGACCGACGTCTCCCCGCTCACCCGCCAGCACCGCCGCGACCCACGGCTCGCCGAACGCTGGGACCTGGTCGCCTTCGGTACGGAACTGGGCACCGCCTACTCGGAGTTGACCGACCCCGTGGAGCAGCGGCGCAGGCTCACCGCCCAGTCGCTGCTCGCCGCCGGCGGCGACCCGGAGGCCATGGAGATCGACGAGGACTTCCTGGACGCGCTGGAGTACGCCATGCCGCCGACCGGCGGTCTCGGCATCGGCGTCGACCGGCTCGTCATGTTCCTCACCGGGCTGACCATTCGCGAGACGCTGCCGTTCCCGCTGGTGCGTCGCAGCTGA
- a CDS encoding sigma-70 family RNA polymerase sigma factor, whose amino-acid sequence MATATASATTDERAMAELQREHGPALFSFLLGLTYGDQQRAEDLLQETLVRAWQHPEAFDGPYESMRPWLFTVGRRLAIDARRSRLARPTEIGDGVLATTPDPADVTEAAVAALDVRAAVESLSPEHRAVLVQIYFHGLSVNEAAEALGIPAGTVKSRSYYALRALARCLPGYARPRATASAGHP is encoded by the coding sequence ATGGCGACCGCGACTGCTTCAGCGACAACCGACGAGCGGGCCATGGCCGAGCTGCAGCGTGAACACGGCCCCGCTCTGTTCAGCTTTCTGCTCGGCCTGACCTACGGGGACCAGCAGCGCGCCGAGGATCTGTTGCAGGAGACGCTCGTACGGGCCTGGCAACACCCCGAGGCGTTCGACGGCCCTTACGAGTCGATGCGGCCATGGCTCTTCACAGTCGGCCGCCGCCTCGCGATCGACGCCCGCCGCTCCCGGCTGGCCCGTCCCACCGAGATCGGCGACGGGGTCCTGGCCACCACGCCGGACCCGGCGGACGTCACAGAGGCGGCCGTCGCCGCGCTCGACGTCCGGGCCGCCGTGGAGTCACTGAGCCCCGAGCACCGCGCGGTGCTGGTGCAGATCTACTTCCACGGGCTGAGCGTCAATGAGGCCGCCGAGGCACTCGGGATACCGGCCGGGACGGTCAAGTCGCGTTCGTACTACGCACTGCGTGCGCTCGCCCGCTGCCTGCCGGGCTACGCGCGCCCGCGCGCGACGGCGAGCGCGGGCCATCCCTGA
- a CDS encoding universal stress protein gives MTEQQPRQQPHQFERGTDGPKVIVVGVDGSDSSLRAAAYAGGLARRQNALLAIVYVQPVMPAGAAFGVPVGDATGEIAEELVAEIRSAAERVKGIWDVRWEFHTVRGDPYSGLVTAADELKADAVVVGASESAGHRIIGSVAVRLVKAGRWPVTVVP, from the coding sequence GTGACAGAGCAGCAGCCCCGGCAGCAACCGCACCAATTCGAACGCGGCACCGACGGCCCGAAGGTCATCGTCGTCGGCGTGGACGGTTCCGATTCCTCGCTGCGGGCGGCGGCGTACGCGGGCGGTCTCGCCCGTCGGCAGAACGCTCTGCTCGCCATCGTGTACGTCCAGCCGGTGATGCCCGCGGGCGCGGCGTTCGGCGTCCCGGTCGGGGACGCGACCGGGGAGATCGCCGAGGAGCTGGTGGCCGAGATCCGTTCCGCCGCCGAGCGGGTCAAGGGGATCTGGGACGTCCGCTGGGAGTTCCACACCGTCCGCGGTGACCCGTACAGCGGACTGGTCACCGCGGCCGACGAGCTGAAGGCGGACGCCGTGGTGGTCGGGGCTTCGGAGTCGGCGGGACACCGGATCATCGGGTCGGTGGCGGTCCGTCTGGTGAAGGCCGGGCGCTGGCCGGTGACTGTCGTTCCGTAG
- the pip gene encoding prolyl aminopeptidase yields MSELYPPIEPHEQGMLDVGDGHLVHWEVCGNPEGKPALVVHGGPGSGCSTGVRSYFDPDRYRVVLFDQRGCGRSTPHAADPAADLTHNTTGHLLADMERLREHLGIERWLLFGGSWGSTLLLAYAERHPRRVSQIVVNGVTTTRRSEIDWLYGGVGRFFPEEHERFRSGVPEADRENDLVAAYARLMADPDAGVRERAAAEWCRWEDAVLSLEPQGGPSPYSGRPSAARLALVRIASHYFAHGAWLEEGALLRDADRLKGIPGVLFHGRLDLSSPLDTPWELTRAWTDAELVVVDDSGHKGSASMRAQVRGALDRFSSLSD; encoded by the coding sequence ATGTCCGAGCTGTATCCGCCGATCGAGCCGCACGAACAGGGGATGCTCGATGTCGGCGACGGCCATCTCGTCCACTGGGAGGTCTGCGGCAACCCTGAAGGTAAGCCTGCCCTCGTCGTCCACGGCGGTCCGGGCTCCGGGTGCTCCACGGGCGTACGCAGCTACTTCGACCCGGACCGCTACCGCGTCGTCCTCTTCGACCAGCGCGGCTGCGGCCGCAGTACGCCGCACGCCGCAGATCCGGCGGCCGACCTGACCCACAACACCACCGGCCATCTCCTCGCCGACATGGAACGGCTGCGGGAGCACCTCGGCATCGAGCGCTGGCTGCTTTTCGGCGGATCCTGGGGTTCGACGCTGCTTCTCGCGTATGCCGAGCGGCATCCACGGCGGGTGTCGCAGATCGTCGTCAATGGGGTCACCACGACCCGGCGGTCGGAGATCGACTGGCTCTACGGCGGCGTCGGACGGTTCTTCCCCGAGGAGCACGAGCGCTTCAGGTCCGGCGTTCCCGAGGCCGACCGCGAGAACGATCTCGTCGCCGCCTATGCGCGCCTGATGGCGGACCCCGACGCCGGCGTACGGGAGCGGGCCGCCGCCGAATGGTGCCGCTGGGAGGACGCCGTACTGTCCCTGGAACCCCAGGGCGGGCCGAGCCCCTACAGCGGCCGCCCCTCGGCCGCGCGACTGGCGCTCGTACGGATCGCCTCCCATTACTTCGCGCACGGCGCCTGGCTGGAAGAGGGCGCCCTGCTGCGCGACGCGGATCGGCTCAAGGGAATTCCCGGAGTCCTCTTCCACGGCCGGCTGGATCTGAGCAGCCCGCTCGACACCCCCTGGGAACTGACCCGCGCCTGGACCGACGCCGAACTCGTCGTGGTCGACGACTCGGGGCACAAAGGCAGCGCTTCGATGCGGGCACAGGTACGCGGCGCACTCGACCGGTTCAGTTCCCTGAGTGACTGA
- a CDS encoding polysaccharide deacetylase family protein gives MKSHQMLPGRRSVLRVAACLGAAATAGLLFTERGSAPARTAVSRPAAGPRAVAGPPVKASAYRLQPMTAYSPPRFRRAMPPVRQRPFLEVSDAGRTMVLTFDDGPDPRYTPDILSTLRKYEVPAMFFVCGEMASDHRDLLREMADDGHVVGNHTWSHPLIPKLPPSRIRDELGRTSEVIEETLGTPPLWYRAPFGAWNKHSFEIGAQLGMEPLAWTVDTLDWTEPGTKTIVRRVLDGAGPGVVVLSHDAGGDRSQSVAALRSYLPELLDAGYRITVPRR, from the coding sequence ATGAAATCGCATCAGATGCTCCCGGGGCGTCGGTCGGTGCTGCGCGTCGCCGCCTGCCTCGGTGCAGCCGCCACCGCCGGGCTGCTCTTCACCGAGCGGGGGTCGGCCCCCGCCCGGACCGCAGTCTCCCGCCCGGCAGCGGGTCCCCGGGCCGTCGCGGGCCCGCCGGTCAAGGCGTCGGCCTACCGGCTGCAGCCCATGACGGCGTACTCTCCGCCGAGATTCCGCCGGGCGATGCCACCCGTGCGCCAGCGGCCCTTTCTGGAAGTCTCGGACGCCGGGCGCACCATGGTGCTCACCTTCGACGACGGGCCCGATCCCCGCTACACGCCGGACATCCTGAGCACCCTGCGCAAGTACGAGGTGCCCGCGATGTTCTTCGTCTGCGGCGAGATGGCCTCGGACCACCGCGATCTGCTCCGTGAGATGGCCGACGACGGGCATGTCGTCGGCAACCACACCTGGTCACACCCCCTGATCCCGAAGCTCCCGCCGTCCAGGATCCGTGACGAGCTGGGCCGTACCAGCGAAGTGATCGAAGAGACGCTGGGCACCCCGCCGCTCTGGTACCGGGCTCCGTTCGGAGCCTGGAACAAGCACTCCTTCGAGATCGGCGCGCAACTCGGCATGGAACCGCTGGCGTGGACCGTCGACACCCTCGACTGGACCGAGCCCGGCACGAAGACGATCGTCCGCCGCGTGCTGGACGGTGCGGGACCCGGCGTCGTCGTACTGTCGCACGACGCGGGCGGCGACCGCTCGCAGAGCGTCGCCGCACTGCGCAGCTATCTGCCCGAGCTGCTTGACGCCGGGTACCGCATCACCGTTCCGCGCCGCTGA
- a CDS encoding SCO0930 family lipoprotein, with product MNTWRNASLAVTAAAVLALTTACGQDKGTENPNGQAVGAANPAAQPGAGGYGSDYGAGAANQAAAKPAGQLAVWDSKELGKVVTDSAGFTLYRFDKDTASPPKSNCEGECAKAWPVVAAGGASAAPGTDASLIGEVTRADGSKQLTIGGWPMYRYAKDAKPGDAKGQGVGGTWYAAAPDGKKAGGGAGAGAGSGDYGDGAGAGEEAGGGAADLAGLSVRKDPKLGEIVVDKNGMTVYRFEKDSAWPMKTACTGDCLKKWPVVDPVDKNDTEGILKKGFVTFSRPDGIKQQTIDCWPIYTFSGDAKPGDTNGQGVGGTWYAVSPQGKLVGAPK from the coding sequence ATGAACACCTGGCGGAACGCCTCGCTCGCGGTGACTGCGGCGGCCGTACTCGCGCTGACGACGGCGTGCGGTCAGGACAAAGGCACGGAGAACCCCAATGGTCAGGCGGTAGGCGCGGCCAATCCGGCGGCGCAGCCCGGCGCCGGCGGCTACGGCTCGGACTACGGCGCCGGCGCCGCGAACCAGGCGGCCGCGAAGCCGGCCGGCCAACTTGCCGTCTGGGACAGCAAGGAACTCGGCAAGGTCGTAACCGACAGCGCCGGCTTCACGCTCTACCGCTTCGACAAGGACACGGCCAGCCCGCCGAAGTCCAATTGCGAAGGCGAGTGCGCGAAGGCATGGCCCGTCGTGGCCGCCGGCGGCGCCTCCGCCGCTCCCGGCACTGACGCCTCACTGATCGGCGAGGTCACCAGGGCCGACGGCTCCAAGCAGCTCACCATCGGCGGCTGGCCGATGTACCGCTACGCCAAGGACGCCAAGCCCGGCGACGCCAAGGGCCAAGGCGTGGGCGGCACTTGGTACGCCGCCGCCCCCGACGGCAAGAAGGCCGGCGGTGGCGCGGGTGCCGGGGCGGGCTCCGGAGACTACGGCGACGGCGCGGGCGCCGGTGAGGAAGCGGGCGGCGGCGCCGCCGACCTGGCCGGGCTCTCGGTCCGCAAGGACCCCAAGCTCGGCGAGATCGTCGTCGACAAGAACGGAATGACGGTCTACCGGTTCGAGAAGGATTCCGCCTGGCCCATGAAGACGGCCTGCACCGGCGATTGCCTCAAGAAGTGGCCGGTTGTCGACCCTGTAGACAAGAACGACACCGAGGGAATCCTCAAGAAGGGCTTCGTCACCTTCAGCCGTCCCGACGGAATCAAGCAGCAGACCATCGACTGCTGGCCGATCTACACCTTCTCGGGCGACGCCAAGCCCGGTGACACCAACGGTCAGGGCGTTGGCGGCACCTGGTACGCGGTATCTCCCCAGGGCAAGCTGGTCGGAGCGCCCAAGTAG
- a CDS encoding class F sortase gives MGLHYGGSEKKRRSPWGVLALALLSGIALIRNGSDVSLGPPQPAAAASLTGRAQGETFIPVDLEPLAYAAAERVRIPAINVDAPVVNVGLDQEGWIAAPPAHDPNLAGWYQNGIAPGQRGTAVVVGHVDNLSGPAVFYGLGSIQKGQHVEVSRFDGKTVVFEVYGVEVFSKEDFPGSQVYGDTGQAELRVITCGGGYSKANGYDGNVVVFARMVRIR, from the coding sequence ATGGGCCTGCACTACGGCGGCTCGGAGAAGAAGAGGCGCTCACCTTGGGGCGTACTGGCCCTCGCCCTGCTCAGCGGAATCGCCCTTATAAGGAATGGCTCGGATGTCTCCCTCGGACCGCCCCAGCCCGCGGCGGCCGCCTCGCTGACGGGCCGTGCCCAGGGCGAGACGTTCATCCCCGTCGACCTCGAGCCGCTCGCGTACGCGGCCGCGGAACGCGTGCGGATTCCGGCTATCAATGTGGACGCTCCGGTCGTGAATGTAGGCCTGGACCAGGAAGGCTGGATCGCCGCGCCGCCCGCGCACGACCCCAATTTGGCGGGCTGGTACCAGAACGGCATCGCCCCCGGCCAGCGCGGCACGGCGGTCGTCGTAGGCCATGTCGACAACCTTTCCGGGCCTGCCGTCTTCTACGGCCTCGGCTCCATCCAGAAGGGCCAGCACGTCGAGGTGAGCCGCTTCGACGGCAAGACCGTGGTCTTCGAGGTGTACGGCGTCGAGGTGTTCTCCAAGGAGGACTTCCCCGGCTCCCAGGTGTACGGCGACACAGGGCAGGCGGAACTGCGGGTGATCACCTGCGGCGGCGGCTACTCCAAGGCGAACGGCTACGACGGGAACGTCGTCGTGTTCGCACGGATGGTCAGGATCCGCTGA